A genomic window from Luteolibacter sp. LG18 includes:
- a CDS encoding DUF5009 domain-containing protein, with protein sequence MLETAPAKPPRLGSIDACRGLVMVLMLGEVLNFAAVSETLPESGFWRFLAWHQHHVAWAGGSLHDLIQPSFSFLVGVALPFSLASRASHGQPEWKMTLHACWRALVLVLLGVFLRSIDRDHTVWTFEDTLSQIGLGYPVLYWLGRRSARVQGIALAVILVGYWAAWALYPLPGTNDGFAVHWNKLSNPGVAFDRWFLNLFPRPEPFTANGGGYLTLNFIPTLGTMLLGLIAGRWLRAGCPAKQLLRKLAVAGVIGIGAGWLLHVVGICPVVKRVWTPSWTLASGGACFLMLAVFYALIDVRGWRKWAYPLVVVGANSMAAYLMAHLMEGFLRGSFATHFGPGYAEVFGGAYAPVVSGFLIFACFWMILWWMYRGKIFLKV encoded by the coding sequence ATGTTGGAGACAGCGCCTGCCAAACCGCCCCGTCTGGGCTCGATCGATGCCTGCCGCGGCCTGGTGATGGTGCTGATGCTCGGCGAGGTGTTGAATTTCGCCGCCGTTTCGGAGACCCTGCCGGAAAGCGGTTTCTGGCGCTTCCTCGCCTGGCACCAGCACCACGTGGCCTGGGCCGGTGGCAGCCTGCACGACCTCATCCAGCCATCGTTTTCGTTCCTGGTGGGAGTAGCGCTGCCGTTCTCCCTCGCCAGCCGTGCGTCCCACGGCCAGCCGGAGTGGAAAATGACGTTGCATGCCTGTTGGAGGGCCTTGGTGCTGGTGCTGCTGGGAGTCTTCCTTCGGTCGATCGACCGTGACCACACCGTTTGGACTTTCGAGGATACCCTGTCGCAGATCGGCCTCGGCTATCCCGTGCTCTACTGGCTGGGACGGAGAAGCGCGCGGGTCCAGGGCATCGCGCTGGCGGTGATCCTCGTGGGCTATTGGGCGGCGTGGGCGCTTTATCCCTTGCCGGGGACGAACGACGGATTTGCCGTTCACTGGAACAAGCTCTCCAACCCCGGCGTGGCCTTCGATCGTTGGTTCCTCAATCTCTTCCCGCGCCCCGAACCGTTCACCGCGAATGGCGGCGGCTACCTCACTCTCAATTTCATCCCCACCCTCGGCACCATGCTGCTGGGGCTGATCGCCGGGCGTTGGCTGCGGGCAGGCTGTCCGGCGAAGCAGTTGCTCCGCAAGTTGGCCGTCGCGGGGGTGATCGGCATCGGCGCGGGATGGCTGCTCCATGTCGTCGGGATCTGCCCGGTCGTGAAGCGCGTGTGGACCCCCTCCTGGACGCTGGCGAGTGGTGGCGCGTGCTTCCTGATGCTGGCCGTGTTCTATGCGCTCATCGATGTCCGCGGGTGGCGGAAATGGGCCTATCCGCTGGTGGTGGTCGGTGCAAACTCGATGGCCGCCTATCTGATGGCCCATCTGATGGAGGGCTTCCTGCGCGGCAGCTTCGCCACCCACTTCGGACCGGGTTACGCCGAGGTCTTCGGCGGCGCCTACGCGCCGGTGGTGAGCGGTTTTCTCATCTTCGCCTGCTTCTGGATGATCCTGTGGTGGATGTACCGCGGGAAGATTTTCCTGAAGGTGTGA
- a CDS encoding formylglycine-generating enzyme family protein: MSLSPLSCALAAPDEAPAPLHLTAPDLDLIGVPAGTFQMGSDDKDPQRFPSELKVTTVSLSQPFWLGKTEVTRGQWEAVMGPITEPTFIGSPKDLATLASDLPMADVTWGQAIAFCDKLTARERIAGRLKPGYVFSLPSEAQWEYACRAGTTGLMPASTADRDATIWYMKTAGPWTYSMGAKLNPVAEKKANAWGFHDMLGNVREWVLDPAAPYPGGSVTDPLPLKGVFPGKPQKEEIELRIMRGGCWIDGERGTRAAARDWADPTKYAAAPEKKPDGKPGSDFRGGTVGFRLALISEKMRAAVDPFVRTLATPPVAVAPAKP; the protein is encoded by the coding sequence GTGTCCCTGTCCCCGCTGTCCTGTGCCCTGGCCGCACCGGACGAGGCTCCCGCGCCGCTGCACCTCACCGCTCCGGATCTCGATCTGATCGGCGTGCCCGCGGGAACGTTCCAGATGGGTTCGGACGACAAGGACCCGCAGCGGTTTCCCTCCGAACTGAAGGTGACGACGGTGTCGCTCAGCCAGCCATTCTGGTTGGGGAAAACGGAGGTGACCCGTGGCCAGTGGGAAGCGGTGATGGGCCCGATCACGGAACCAACCTTCATCGGCAGCCCCAAAGATCTCGCAACCTTGGCATCCGATCTGCCGATGGCGGACGTGACCTGGGGCCAGGCCATCGCTTTCTGCGACAAGCTCACCGCGCGCGAACGCATCGCGGGCCGCTTGAAGCCGGGCTACGTCTTCAGCCTGCCATCCGAGGCGCAGTGGGAATACGCGTGCCGCGCGGGAACCACCGGGCTGATGCCCGCCTCCACCGCGGACCGGGACGCGACGATCTGGTACATGAAAACCGCCGGGCCGTGGACCTACTCGATGGGGGCCAAGCTCAATCCGGTGGCGGAGAAGAAGGCGAACGCGTGGGGATTCCACGACATGCTCGGCAACGTGCGCGAGTGGGTGCTCGATCCGGCCGCACCCTATCCGGGCGGCAGCGTGACCGACCCGCTGCCACTCAAAGGGGTTTTCCCCGGCAAGCCGCAGAAGGAGGAGATCGAGCTGCGGATCATGCGCGGAGGCTGCTGGATCGATGGCGAGCGCGGCACCCGCGCGGCGGCCCGCGATTGGGCTGATCCCACGAAGTATGCCGCCGCCCCGGAAAAGAAGCCGGACGGCAAACCGGGCTCCGATTTCCGCGGTGGCACGGTCGGTTTCCGGCTCGCCCTGATTTCCGAGAAGATGCGCGCTGCGGTGGATCCGTTCGTGCGCACCCTTGCCACTCCTCCAGTCGCCGTTGCTCCCGCCAAACCCTGA
- a CDS encoding sulfatase-like hydrolase/transferase, whose protein sequence is MKRSWLFFAAVLFGSAHAEEPKPNIVLINADDLGYAELGCYGQEKIQTPNLDKLAAGGQRWTNYYCGAPVCSPSRNVLLTGRHGGGCDVQDLKRVDKSEGSKDAELKGDWPISEGAYTLHMALKKAGYDTATFGKWGLGEFGTSGAPDKHGTDVFYGYTDQRACHSFYPAFLWDNGRKDLLNDPEIPGHARQAEGPVDDAKYTGTRHASKEILAHMLKYVEGRKATGRPFFLYYAPTEPHVALQPPKEWVDKYPKEWDAKPYLGNNSYLPHSRPRAAYAAMISFLDHNVGQLMDALKTQGLDKNTIVVFTSDNGTTHDVGGVDHRFFNSVSNLRGLKGQTYEGGIRVPGIVYWPGKVPAGKVVDQPGYDADIMPTLCALAGADAGQSYGDVLLPVWLGQKDKLESRKPMVWCSGGYGGQVAVRLGDMKAVRRDLFPAAKDGPSDWEVYDLAKDRGETTDLASSRRDVIEQAQAVLKKEYRVAAGFNELQIFAPEKKAGESTGPKRGEAIFKGLDQDGDGKLTFDEWKSSPRGKALKPEHREKAFDGLDKNHDKAVSEEEFLAQFKQ, encoded by the coding sequence ATGAAACGTTCCTGGTTGTTTTTCGCCGCCGTGCTTTTCGGCTCCGCACATGCGGAGGAGCCGAAACCGAACATCGTCCTCATCAACGCCGATGACCTCGGCTACGCCGAACTCGGTTGCTACGGCCAAGAGAAGATCCAGACGCCGAACCTGGACAAACTGGCGGCAGGCGGCCAGCGGTGGACGAACTACTACTGTGGGGCACCGGTGTGCAGCCCTTCCCGGAACGTGCTGCTGACGGGCCGCCACGGCGGCGGCTGCGACGTGCAGGACCTGAAGCGGGTGGACAAAAGCGAAGGCAGTAAGGACGCGGAGCTGAAGGGCGACTGGCCGATTTCCGAAGGGGCCTACACGCTTCACATGGCTCTGAAGAAGGCGGGCTACGACACCGCGACTTTCGGCAAGTGGGGCTTGGGCGAGTTCGGCACCAGCGGCGCGCCGGACAAGCACGGCACCGATGTCTTCTACGGCTACACCGACCAGAGGGCCTGCCACAGCTTCTACCCGGCCTTCCTGTGGGACAACGGCCGCAAGGACCTGCTGAACGATCCGGAAATCCCGGGCCACGCGCGGCAGGCGGAGGGTCCCGTGGACGATGCGAAATACACCGGCACCAGGCACGCCTCGAAGGAGATCCTGGCGCACATGCTGAAATACGTCGAAGGCCGCAAGGCCACCGGCAGGCCGTTCTTCCTCTACTACGCCCCGACCGAGCCGCACGTGGCGCTCCAACCGCCGAAGGAGTGGGTCGACAAGTATCCGAAGGAGTGGGATGCCAAGCCCTACCTCGGCAACAACAGCTACCTCCCCCACTCGCGGCCGCGTGCCGCGTATGCCGCGATGATCTCGTTCCTCGACCACAACGTTGGGCAGCTCATGGACGCGCTCAAGACCCAGGGGCTCGACAAGAACACCATCGTGGTCTTCACCAGCGACAACGGCACGACGCACGATGTGGGCGGCGTGGATCACCGGTTTTTCAACTCGGTCTCGAACCTCCGTGGATTGAAGGGCCAAACCTATGAAGGCGGCATCCGAGTGCCGGGCATCGTGTATTGGCCGGGCAAGGTGCCGGCGGGCAAGGTGGTGGACCAACCGGGATACGACGCCGACATCATGCCGACCTTGTGCGCGCTGGCCGGAGCCGACGCGGGCCAGTCCTACGGCGACGTATTGCTGCCGGTGTGGCTGGGCCAGAAGGACAAGCTGGAATCGCGGAAGCCGATGGTGTGGTGCTCCGGCGGCTACGGCGGGCAGGTGGCGGTGCGCCTCGGCGACATGAAGGCGGTCCGCCGCGATTTGTTCCCGGCCGCCAAGGACGGCCCCTCGGACTGGGAGGTTTATGATCTCGCGAAAGACCGCGGGGAAACGACCGACCTCGCGTCCTCGCGCCGCGACGTGATCGAGCAGGCCCAAGCCGTGCTGAAGAAGGAATACCGGGTCGCCGCCGGGTTCAACGAGCTGCAGATTTTCGCACCGGAGAAGAAGGCGGGGGAATCCACCGGACCCAAGCGGGGCGAGGCGATCTTCAAGGGCCTGGACCAAGATGGCGATGGCAAGCTCACCTTCGACGAATGGAAGTCCAGCCCGCGCGGGAAAGCACTCAAGCCCGAGCACCGCGAGAAGGCCTTCGACGGCCTCGACAAGAACCACGACAAGGCGGTCAGCGAAGAGGAGTTCCTGGCGCAGTTCAAACAATAG
- a CDS encoding response regulator — translation MNASPHIAVVDDHRDIRELLVRYLGSHGYRVSEAESAAAFRHLLERSAPDLVVLDVMMPGEDGLSLCRDLRANTDLPVIFLTAVSEDTDRIIGLEMGADDYLTKPFNPRELLARIKAVLRRTNSLPPQRDAPRSGNLRIGDKLLDMERREITGSDGVAVPLSTAEFRLLSVFLDHPGIVLNREQLLDLTTGRTADVWDRSIDNQVSRLRRKIEADPKTPVLIQTHWGGGYSFTGKVEAA, via the coding sequence ATGAATGCCTCGCCCCACATCGCCGTCGTGGATGACCACCGGGACATCCGCGAGCTGCTGGTCCGCTATCTCGGATCGCACGGCTACCGGGTGAGCGAGGCGGAGAGCGCGGCGGCGTTCCGCCACCTGCTGGAGCGCAGCGCACCGGACCTGGTGGTGCTGGACGTCATGATGCCCGGCGAGGACGGGCTTTCGCTGTGCCGCGACCTGCGGGCGAACACGGACTTGCCGGTGATCTTCCTCACCGCCGTGAGCGAGGACACGGACCGCATCATCGGCTTGGAAATGGGAGCGGACGATTACCTGACGAAGCCCTTCAACCCGCGCGAGCTGCTGGCCCGCATCAAGGCGGTGCTGCGGCGCACCAACAGCCTGCCACCGCAGCGCGATGCACCGCGCTCGGGCAACCTCCGCATCGGCGACAAACTCCTGGACATGGAGCGCCGCGAGATCACGGGCTCCGATGGTGTGGCGGTGCCGCTGAGCACGGCGGAGTTCCGGTTGCTCTCCGTGTTCCTCGATCATCCCGGCATCGTCCTGAACCGCGAACAATTGCTCGATCTCACCACCGGTCGCACCGCGGACGTGTGGGACCGCAGCATCGACAACCAGGTGAGCCGGCTGCGGCGTAAAATCGAAGCCGATCCGAAGACCCCGGTGCTGATCCAGACCCACTGGGGCGGCGGCTACAGTTTCACCGGAAAGGTGGAGGCGGCATGA
- a CDS encoding ATP-binding protein: MRRFWMRSLTGQLIALMLLTLLLSQVVFYFINNSERDRTMRSVRQDEFLARAMAVARLVGSTDASVHSEVIGAANTALSRYWISDKPPGDPRDWQQRARRHLLRAVPTALDLKAGEPEANLPPNPRLGENDVPVQEGLAWKPVAYGTGSPSAELLDLRAWNGFGLATEVQPGQWLNAVFAKAEPATLSSRYYVMLGVAALVLSGIAILAARRVGRPLRHLTVAAERLGRGEEVPPVPEAGADDIRHTAEAFNRMQSRLRRFVEDRTRMIAAISHDLRTPITSLRLRAEFIADAETREPMIATLDEMQAMTEATLAFSKGEATTEAARDIDLSALLASLCDDLAAMGQDVEFSEEARMPFRCRPDSLRRALRNVIENAVRYGERARVTMQRTSTGLQMLVEDDGPGIPEADMERVFAPFVRLETSRSRDTGGVGLGLAIARSIVRSHGGDITLANREDGGLQVRLVLPSDHRG, from the coding sequence ATGAGGCGGTTCTGGATGCGCAGCCTGACGGGGCAACTGATCGCGCTGATGCTGCTCACGCTCCTGCTTTCGCAGGTGGTGTTTTATTTCATCAACAACAGCGAACGCGACCGCACGATGCGCAGCGTGCGCCAGGACGAGTTCCTGGCCCGTGCGATGGCCGTGGCGCGTCTGGTCGGCTCCACCGATGCCTCGGTGCATTCGGAGGTCATCGGCGCGGCGAACACAGCGCTTTCCCGCTACTGGATCTCGGACAAGCCACCGGGCGATCCGCGGGATTGGCAGCAGCGCGCACGGCGGCATCTGTTGCGCGCGGTGCCAACCGCCCTCGATCTGAAGGCGGGTGAACCCGAAGCGAATCTCCCACCCAATCCGCGCCTCGGCGAAAACGACGTGCCGGTGCAGGAGGGACTGGCGTGGAAGCCGGTCGCTTACGGAACCGGGAGCCCATCGGCGGAACTGCTCGATCTCCGGGCATGGAATGGCTTTGGTCTGGCAACGGAAGTCCAGCCCGGCCAGTGGTTGAACGCGGTGTTCGCCAAGGCGGAACCAGCCACCTTGTCCTCCCGCTACTACGTGATGCTCGGGGTGGCGGCGCTGGTGCTCTCCGGCATCGCCATCCTCGCCGCGCGGCGGGTCGGGCGTCCGCTGCGCCATCTCACCGTGGCGGCGGAACGGCTGGGCCGCGGCGAGGAGGTTCCGCCAGTGCCGGAGGCCGGTGCCGACGACATCCGCCACACCGCCGAGGCCTTCAACCGGATGCAGTCCCGGTTGCGACGATTCGTGGAAGACCGTACCCGGATGATCGCGGCGATCAGCCACGACCTGCGCACGCCGATCACCTCGCTGCGGCTGCGGGCCGAGTTCATCGCCGATGCGGAAACGCGCGAGCCGATGATCGCCACGCTGGACGAAATGCAGGCGATGACGGAAGCGACGCTCGCGTTCTCGAAAGGCGAGGCCACAACGGAAGCCGCGCGGGACATCGATCTCTCCGCCCTGTTGGCAAGCCTCTGCGACGATCTCGCCGCCATGGGCCAGGACGTGGAATTCTCAGAGGAAGCACGGATGCCCTTCCGTTGCCGGCCGGACTCGCTGCGGCGCGCGCTGCGCAATGTGATCGAGAATGCCGTGCGCTATGGCGAACGCGCGCGGGTGACGATGCAACGCACGTCCACCGGTCTCCAGATGCTCGTGGAGGACGATGGGCCCGGCATTCCGGAAGCGGACATGGAGCGGGTGTTCGCTCCGTTCGTGCGCCTGGAAACCTCGCGCAGCCGCGACACCGGCGGCGTGGGACTCGGCCTCGCGATCGCGCGTTCAATCGTGCGCTCCCATGGTGGCGACATCACGCTGGCGAACCGGGAGGATGGCGGCCTGCAAGTGAGGCTGGTGCTGCCTTCGGACCACCGTGGTTAG
- the leuB gene encoding 3-isopropylmalate dehydrogenase yields the protein MSRSHRITVLAGDGIGPEVMIEALRVLDAVQAKFGFQVTRTEHLVGGAAIDATGHPLPPETVDASEKADGILFGSVGGPKWENLPPDIQPERGALLPLRKHFGLFANLRPGVCLPSLTHASPVKNELIKDGFDVLCVRELTGGVYFGKPKGRHEENGEPVALDTMIYRKSEIERIARVAFTAAMGRDKRLVSVDKANVLASSVLWREVVIEIAKEFPEVQLSHLYVDNAAMQLIRRPGEFDVLVTENLFGDILSDEMAMISGSLGMLPSASLGQRHENGLYFGMYEPSGGSAPDIAGQGIANPIAQILSLAMLLRFSLGETEAADAIDAAVAKAINDGYRTGDIATGAEGETRVGTTAMGDAILARL from the coding sequence ATGTCACGCAGCCACCGCATCACCGTGCTAGCCGGAGACGGCATCGGTCCCGAAGTCATGATCGAGGCCCTCCGCGTCCTCGACGCCGTGCAGGCCAAGTTCGGATTCCAAGTCACCCGCACCGAACACCTCGTGGGTGGCGCGGCCATCGACGCCACCGGCCACCCGCTTCCGCCGGAAACCGTGGACGCCAGCGAGAAGGCGGACGGCATCCTCTTCGGCTCCGTGGGCGGACCGAAGTGGGAAAACCTGCCGCCGGACATCCAGCCGGAGCGCGGCGCGCTGCTGCCGCTGCGCAAGCACTTCGGCCTGTTCGCGAACCTGCGCCCGGGCGTGTGCCTCCCCTCCCTCACCCACGCCTCGCCGGTGAAGAACGAACTGATCAAGGACGGCTTCGACGTGCTGTGCGTGCGCGAGCTGACCGGCGGCGTCTATTTCGGCAAGCCGAAGGGCCGCCATGAGGAGAACGGCGAGCCGGTGGCGCTGGACACCATGATCTACCGCAAGAGCGAGATCGAGCGCATCGCCCGCGTGGCCTTCACCGCCGCCATGGGCCGCGACAAGCGCCTGGTGTCCGTGGACAAGGCCAACGTGCTCGCGTCCTCCGTGCTGTGGCGCGAGGTCGTCATCGAGATCGCCAAGGAGTTCCCGGAAGTGCAGCTCTCCCACCTCTACGTCGACAACGCCGCGATGCAGCTCATCCGCCGCCCGGGCGAGTTCGACGTGCTGGTGACCGAAAACCTCTTCGGCGACATCCTCTCCGACGAGATGGCCATGATCTCCGGCTCGCTGGGCATGCTGCCGTCCGCCTCGCTCGGCCAGCGCCATGAAAACGGCCTCTACTTCGGCATGTACGAGCCGTCCGGCGGTTCCGCCCCGGACATCGCCGGCCAGGGCATCGCCAACCCGATCGCCCAGATCCTCTCGCTGGCCATGCTGCTGCGCTTCTCGCTCGGTGAAACCGAAGCCGCCGACGCGATCGACGCCGCCGTGGCGAAGGCCATCAACGATGGTTATCGTACCGGTGACATCGCGACGGGCGCCGAAGGCGAGACCCGCGTGGGCACCACCGCCATGGGCGACGCGATCCTCGCCCGCCTCTGA
- the cysE gene encoding serine O-acetyltransferase has translation MTDSVHIHAAAASTKDAEAKSCNEMDTAAVWALIRDDGAKVVEQEPTLAHLLRDVVFLRNDLGESLSARLARRLAREDMTRAELEPLFNQIFGQHPELVRHAARDMMAIYQRDPACFSPLEPLLFFKGFLALATYRVAHQLWLDGRRWLALYLQSVMSEAFAVDIHPAARIGCGILLDHATSFVVGETAIIEDNVSILHEVTLGGTGKETGDRHPIVRSGVLLGAGAKVLGRVEIGTGAKVGAGSVVLADVPPHTTVAGVPAVIVGVAREENPADAMDQSLECRGFI, from the coding sequence ATGACCGATTCGGTACACATTCACGCCGCCGCGGCGAGCACGAAGGACGCGGAAGCGAAATCCTGCAACGAAATGGACACCGCGGCCGTTTGGGCGCTCATCCGGGACGATGGGGCCAAAGTGGTGGAACAGGAGCCCACGCTCGCCCACCTGCTGCGGGACGTCGTGTTCCTGCGGAACGATCTCGGTGAATCCCTGTCCGCCAGGCTGGCCCGCCGCCTGGCCCGCGAGGACATGACCCGCGCCGAGCTGGAGCCGCTTTTCAACCAGATCTTCGGGCAGCATCCCGAGCTCGTCCGCCACGCGGCGCGGGACATGATGGCCATCTATCAGCGGGATCCCGCGTGCTTCTCGCCGCTCGAGCCGCTGTTGTTTTTCAAGGGCTTCCTCGCCCTCGCCACCTACCGGGTGGCCCACCAGCTCTGGCTCGATGGCCGCCGGTGGCTCGCGCTTTATCTTCAGAGCGTGATGAGCGAGGCCTTCGCGGTGGACATCCATCCTGCCGCGCGGATCGGCTGCGGCATCCTGCTCGATCATGCCACCTCGTTCGTGGTCGGTGAAACGGCCATCATCGAGGACAATGTGTCGATCCTCCACGAGGTGACGCTCGGCGGCACCGGCAAGGAGACCGGCGACCGCCATCCCATCGTGCGCTCCGGCGTGCTGCTTGGGGCGGGTGCCAAGGTTCTCGGCCGGGTCGAGATCGGCACCGGAGCGAAGGTCGGCGCGGGCAGTGTGGTACTCGCCGACGTGCCGCCCCACACTACCGTCGCCGGAGTTCCCGCGGTGATCGTGGGCGTGGCCCGGGAGGAAAATCCGGCGGATGCGATGGATCAGTCGTTGGAATGCCGCGGGTTCATTTAG
- a CDS encoding Rrf2 family transcriptional regulator has protein sequence MKISQKLEYACRALAQLARRSDGRTLTRLEELAQREAISANFLVQILNDLRRAGLIDSRRGKAGGYLLARAAKEITLRQIVVAVDPALLQFSVSNEGESGPGVRGAWERVSKALGESLDGVTLETLSQQAVDQMFYI, from the coding sequence ATGAAGATCTCCCAGAAGCTCGAATATGCCTGTCGTGCCCTCGCCCAACTGGCGCGGCGCAGCGACGGGCGGACGTTAACACGCCTGGAGGAGCTCGCGCAACGCGAAGCGATTTCAGCCAACTTCCTGGTGCAGATCCTCAATGACTTGCGTCGCGCCGGATTGATCGACAGCCGCCGTGGAAAGGCCGGCGGCTACCTGCTGGCGCGCGCGGCGAAGGAAATCACGCTGCGCCAAATCGTGGTGGCGGTGGATCCCGCGCTGCTCCAGTTCTCCGTCTCCAACGAGGGCGAGTCCGGCCCGGGCGTACGCGGCGCGTGGGAGCGGGTGTCCAAGGCGCTGGGCGAATCGCTCGACGGTGTGACGCTGGAAACACTGTCCCAACAGGCAGTGGACCAGATGTTCTACATCTAA